In the Hirundo rustica isolate bHirRus1 chromosome 2, bHirRus1.pri.v3, whole genome shotgun sequence genome, CTTGTACTGAAGAGCCCAGAACAGGACACtgcactccagatgtgcctcactAGGGCTAACTGGAGAGGCAGGATCATGTCCCGTGCCCTGCTGACAGTGCTCTTCCTGACGAAACCCATGACACCATTGCCTTCTTGGCCAGCAGgacacattgctggctcatggacagcttctTGTCCACCACAACTCCCAGGTccatctctgcagagctgcttcccagcaggtcagcccccagcttgtgctgctgcctcggGTTATTCCTCCCAACGTGCAGaaccctgcatttgcctttgctgcATTTCAGAGGGTTCCTCTCAGCCCATCTCCCCAACCTGTTGAGGTccctctgaagggctgcacagcactcTGGGGTATCAGAAATTCCTCCTAACTTGGTGTTATCAGTGAACTTGAAAAGGAGACAATCTACCCCTTCATCTGAATCACTGATGAACAGAACACTGTAACGTGTAGGAAATTTCTGTTATCTGCTCCACTTGCTAACCTAACCTGTAATCTAAATAATGTGTTTGCTGAAGATAAACTGTGTGTGGATCAAGGGATGGAAGGCAGGTGGATCCTTCCCCAGACACCACTCTGCTTGGAGGAAATAATACCTTACCCAAGTAAGCACAGGCTTGTTCTCTGCTGTTGATATTCCTTGGCCACAGAACAACCACAGACAAGTCGTTCTAACCGAGGAGCGTGTGGGCAGCTCCCACAGGGTACTGGCTACTTCCACACCTGCCTGGCCCCGCCTTTAGCTACAGCTGCACCAAGAACTTCCCACACAAGCACTGCTCCTGTTTGACTGTGACTATCGTGAGCAGGGTTGACTGGAGTTAAGTAAGAGGAACTGAATGGAGTGCAGGTTGAAGGCAGAAAGAAGaaggtggggaagggaagggaagggaagggaagggaagggaagggaagggaagggaagggaagggaagggaagggaagggaagggaagggaagggaagggaagggaagggaagggaagggaagggaagggaagggaagggaagggaagggaagggaagggaagggaagggaagggaagggaagggaagggaagggaagggaagggaagggaagggaagggaagggaagggaagggaagggaagggaagggaagggaagggaagggaagggaagggaagggaagaagaataGCTGACAGAAGAAAgtggagaggaaagaagagTTCAAAGCAGAGGGAGGCCTGGAGTAGCAAGGACACAAAGATGGACAAATAAACGGACAGTATCggagaaggagaggagggcaaagctgggaagcagaggagcgAATGAGTGAGAAGTGATCACCCTGCCTGGTTCAGCACCCCTGAGGTGGAGAGCAGgtcctgtgtgtgcagggacaagtttgtgctcagctccctcagcagcttCACCACTGTGTTGACTCTCTGCACAGTAGTATGTGCCAGAGTCATTGAGAAAGGCACGTTCTATTGTGAGGGTGATACTGTCTCCTTTGATGTCGCTGCTCTTGAAATGGCTCTCAAATCCCTTCTCCACTGCTGCGTTAGCACCTTCATAGGCATAAACCAACTGGGTCAGACTGGAATTCTTCTCTGAAGGCCGCATGAACCAGTACATAGCTGTGTTGGAGGATTTCTTCTGGGAACATTCCAGATTCACGGACTGGCCTTCCTTTATCACCATGTCTGGAGACTGTTCCAGGGCTAccactggaaaggaaaagaaggagaagggaggagaaggaaaacataGAAATGATTTTGAGTAGGCACTGTAAGTGTCTAGAAAAAGGTGAGAAGAAAGAGGGCAGCTAAAGGAGCAGTTCAAGGCATGGGACAGCTCTTGAAATCAGCAAGTGAATTTCCAAACTCTCTTCAACAGGCAATTGCACTCCTGGGCAGTTTGTTTCCACAAGCAGAACCCATGTAGGGGCTGCACAAAGAATGACAAAAGACAGCCATTGCAGACGATTCCAGGATTCCTACCCACCACATTCCCTGCTtatcctcagcacaggaagctcTGCAGAAGGAAGCACTGCCAGGACCTGGCTAcaaagctgggagagcagcagcaggatcagtGGAGGTGCTCAGGGCTGCATTGAGTTCACTCACCCAGAGGGGCCAGCACGGCCACAAGGAAACAGCAGGGAACCATGGGGATAAAGCCCCTTCCCTCTCAGCAACCTGCCTCTTGTAGCTGCCCAAAGATATGTGAAGAGGCAGCAGTGAGTGAGGCTGAGATATCTCGGGGTGGGGCTGGCCAGGAAATGTCAGAAGGCATTGGCTGGCTGGGAACCCTGGGGAATGACACAAACGATGGcaggaaagcagaagctgtGCACAGATGCAGCAGGTGGAAGGGGCAGGCTGGGcatgggtgggtgggtgggtgggaaggagggggtTGTATGGACAAAACTGTGTTGAGGTTTCACAGGAGACTGTGTGTGTGCAAGGCAGAGCAATGCTCCCCTTCTGCTTCGGAGACCCTTGGGAGATGAAGGAATGAGGGATAAAGGTCACACAGAGATGCCTTGAATTTTCCCATGCATTTTCCCTGTCTTCCCCAGACACGGCTGATTCAGTTCCTGCCTGGCCACCCCACGTCCCACCCAGCTGTGGGACGGCTCTTTTTCTCTGTGCCCCACGGTGAGCACAGCAAACAACATCAGtgagagggaggcaggagcccaaagacagcacagcagcccaAGCACTTGTGAGGGCTCTGATGGACATTGCAGTGAGAGcggcaggagaggaagggaaagacctgggaagagctgaggagcagtcAATGGCCTGGCatgggaagagagaaaggatcGAGTGtggcctgcagggacagccatGAGGGTGACCAGGTGCTGAGGATGGGGCCAGGGTGACCTCTCCTTGGTGACAGGAAATAGGTGAAGTACCTCCAGAGATGGCTTCTCCCTGGCCCCCGGGGCCTTGCTGGGGAGCCCCGGGTATCTGAGACTGGTGCTGCCTGTGGCACAAGGGCTTTGGGAGGTTTGGCTCCATGGGCTCAGTTCATTTGGCAAATGCAGGGATTGCTttccatttcctcctttttttcctctgtttgtaTCTCATCCTGTAAGTTTTACCTTTCTTCCCATcccaccaggggaaggaggTAGTGAGAGAGTGGCTGTAACACCTCGTGCCTGACTGGGCTGAAGCCACAACAGCCTGAGCACTGGAGAGCATCTCCAtgtccccacagctctggcatgagctgcagctcccctgacCAAGCCACAGCCTCACACTCCTGTAAGGAATTTCCAGCTTCTCTTCCTGATGGATAACGCCAATTTATGTGAAGATTCCCCTGGCCCTTTGCACTGTGTTTTAAACTGGAGATCAAGAGGAATAAGCAAGGCATGGCAGCCCTTGTGTcttgcagcaagcagcagagaaggtGCTTGGAAACACCAACAACCCCTGCTGAAAACTCCACTCAgactccttcctcctgctccttgtcCTGGTCAGCAGGGACATTCCATGGCCAAGCTGGGCAGTCTCCTGCTGTGGACAGGGACAATTGTCACACATCAGAGTGTGCAGGTCACAGGGCAGTGGTGTAACTTGGAGCCCCATGTGCACATCTCCCCAACCTGTTGAGGTccctctgaagggctgcacagcactcTGGGGTATCAGAAATTCCTCCTAACTTGGTGTTATCAGTGAACTTGAAGAGGAGACAATCTACCCCTTCATCTGAGTCACTGATGAACAGAACGCTGTAATGTGTTGGAAATTTCTGTTATCTGCTCCACTTGCTAACCTAACCTGTAATCTAAATAATGTGTTTATTGAAGATAAATTGTAGGTGGATCAAGGGGTGGAGGGCAGGTGTATCCTGTCCCAGACACCACTCTACTTGGAGGAAATAATACCTTACCTGAGTAAGCACAGGCTTGTTCTCTGCTGTTGATATTCCTTGGCCACAGAACAACCACAGACAAGTCGTTCTAACCGAGGAGCGTGTGGGCAGCTCCCACAGGGTACTGGCTACTTCCACAcctgcctggccctgccttTAGCTCCAGCTGCACCAAGAACTTCCCTCACAAGCACTGCTTCTGTTTGACTGTGACTATCGTGAGCAGGGTTGACTGGAGTTAAGTAAGGGGAACTCAGTGGAGTGCAGGTTAAAATCAGAAATAGCAGctgggggagagaagggagataGAGGGGGGAAGAAGAGCTGGCAGAAGTAAGTGTAGTTTGGGAAGCAGTTCAAAGCAGAGGGAGGCCTGGAGTAGCAAGGACACAAAGATGGACAAATAAACTGACAGTATCTGAGAAGGAGAGGAGGGCAAAGCTAGGAAGCAGAGGAGCGAATGAGTGAGAAGTGATCACCCTGCCTGGTTCAGCACCCTTGAGGTGGAGAGCAGgtcctgtgtgtgcagggacaagtttgtgctcagctccctcagcagcgTCACCACTGTGCTCACCCTCTGCACAGTAGTATGTGCCAGAGTCATTGAGAAAGGCACGTTCTATTGTGAGGGTGATACTGTCTCCTTTGATGTCGCTGCTCTTGAAATGGCTCTCAAATCCCTTCTCCACTGCTGCGTTACTACGTTCTATTGCAGATGCCAGTAGGGTCAGACTGGAATTCTTCCCTGAAGGCCGCATGAACCAGTACATAGCTGTGCTGGAGGATTTCTTCTGGGAACATTCCAGATTCACGGACTGGCCTTCCTTTATCACCATGTCTGGAGACTGTTCCAGGGCTAccactggaaaggaaaagaaggagcaGTGAGAAggaataaatgggaaaaatttgAACTAGGCACCATGGGTTGGTAGGGAAGAGGTGGCAAGAAAGAGGGCAGCTAAAGGAGCAATTCAAGGCATGGGACAGCTCTTGAAATCAGCAAGTGAATTTCCAAACTCTTTCAACAGGCAATTGCATTCCTGGGCGGGTTGGTGCCAAAACCAGAACCAATGTAGGGGCTGCACAAAGAATGACAAAAGACAGCCAATGCAGAAGATTCCAGGATTCCTGCCCACCACATTCCCTGTGtatcctcagcacaggaagctcTGCAGAAGGAAGCACTGCCAGGACCTGGCTAcaaagctgggagagcagcagcaggatcagtGGAGGTGCTCAGGGCTGCATTGAGTTCACTTACCCAGAGGGGCCAGCACGGCCACAAGGAAACAGCAGGGAACCATGGGGATAAAGCCCCTTCCCTCTCAGCAACCTGCCTCTTGTAGCTGCCCAAAGATATGTGAAGAGGCAGCAGTGAGTGAGGCTGAGACATCTCGGGGTGGGGCTGGCCAGGAAATGTCGGAAGGCATTGGCTGGCTGGGAACCCTGGGGAATGACAAAAACGATGGcaggaaagcagaagctgtGCACAGATGCAGCAGGTGGAAGGGGCAGGCTGGGCATGggtgggtgggagggaaggagggggttGTAAGGACAGAACTGGGCTGAGGTTGCACAGGGGGACTGTGTGTGTGCAAGGCAGAGGAATGCTCCCCTTCTGCTTCTGAGACCCTAGGGAGATGGAGGAATGAGGGATAATGGTCACACAGAGATGCCTTGAATTTCCCACACACTTTCCCTGTCTTCCCCAGACACGGCTGATTCAGTCCCTGCCTGGCCACCCCACGTCCCACCCAGCTGTGGGACGGCTCTTTTTCTCTGTGCCCCACGGTGAGCACAGCAAACAACATCAgagagagggaggcaggagcccaaagacagcacagcagcccaAGCACTTGTGAGGGCTCTGATGGACATTGCAGTGAGAGcggcaggagaggaagggaaagacctgggaagagctgagggaCAGTGAATGGCCTGGCACgggaagagagaaaggatcGAGTGtggcctgcagggacagccatGAGGGTGACCAGGTGCTGAGGATGGGGTCAGGGTGACCTCTCCTTGGTGACAAGAAATAGGTGAAGTACCTCCAGAGATGGCTTCTCCCTGGCCCCCGGGGCCTTGCTGGGGAGCCCCGGGTATCTGAGACTGGTGCTGCCTGTGGCACAAGGGCTTTGGGAGGTTTGGCTCCATGGGCACTGTTCATTTGGCAAATGCAGGGATTGCTTTCTATTTCCTCCTATTTTTACTCTGTTTGTATCTCATCCTGTAAGTTTTACCTTTCTTCCCATcccaccaggggaaggaggTAGTGAGAGAGTGGCTGTAACACCTCGTGCCTGACTGGGCTGAAACCACAACAGCCTGAGCACTGGAGAGCATCTCCAtgtccccacagctctggcatgagctgcagctcccctgacCAAGCCACAGCCTCACACTCCTGTAAGGaatttccatcttctcttcttGATGCATTATGACAATTTGTTACCATGGGATTCCAATAGGCTCTTTGCACTGGGGAAAAATAAGAGTAGGTGAGTCAGGGCAGCCCTCATGTGTTGGAGGAAGCAGCATCCTACCTATGAAGGTACTGGCGACCTGCACAAGGAGGAGGCAGAAGCCTGAACTGGGCTTTTCAAAGTGAGAAATATGTAGGAACTGACATGAATTAAAGACTTCAGAATCAACTGGGAATAACTGACTGAAAGACATCTAAGAATGAGTCTGGTACGTTTTCCAAGATCTTTCCAGTTCTACTGGCagtataaatattaaatgctttCTCCTGAATGGCTTTCACTGTCTCTGTGCTCTATATCACAGCTGTGGAAGTTCCGAGATATACAGTGCACAAAGTAGGGGTGTCTGaaagtttttattaatttttcatcatttttactTGTCCAGAcccaaaagaacagaaatgatGATGAGAAAATACAGGTCACACCTAGCGAGCATCTCAGTTGGAGGCCATGGTGGATCGGATCCAGGAGACGTAGTTGCAAACCTTGGTGTAAACTCCGGGATAGCCCCTCTGGGCACATCCAATACCCCAGGAAACAATGCCCTGGAGCTGTCCATTGCAGACCACGGGACCGCCGGAATCTCCCTGTGCACACAAAGGGTAGGGATATTCAGCACATGGCATCAGCCTAAGCAATGAGCCAGAGATCCCTGAGGTCACTGAATTTGGAGGAAGCCCCGGCAGGCGTACTCTGCACAAAGGTTCTACAAAGGCTATTTCTGATTCACACTCTCCACCTGATGCTACCATGCCTGACTTGAGCCCCAGTGGAACCACAGCTCAGGATGAGTCAGCTGCCTGGTTTTGCCAGATGGGGTACTGGGCAAACATTCAGGATATGTGCTCCTGAAGCCTCTGCTGTCGTTCAAGAACTCAAATTCACCAGTGCAGTGAGTATAGCTGACTCTGTAATGTGAAGGCCacttcagctgggaaaaggcaggagagaAATGACTGGGAAAGGAGAGGCAGATGATTTACCTGGCAGGagtcttttcctccctccaggaATCCTACACACATCATGTTCTTGGTAATTTGTCCAGGGTAGGCATCAGAGCAGTCGGCAGCAGAGAGGACAGGAGCCTTCAGGCACTGCAGTTGGTCTGGGTAGTTGCCTACAAGGAAATAAGGAGAAATGGTCGATGGCATTGCTGAGTCCTTTTCAGGGCTCAGAGAAGATCGTAGCAGAAAAGCAAATGCTGGACACCCTGTTCTTGCAGCCCTCCTGCTTCCTCTcaacagcaaacacagaatGGCTCCATGGGTTCCTTCTGTAGAGATGGAACAAATTCCACCCATGGGCCCACCATTCTATACTGCAGCCACCTTAACTTTTCTGGTACCTGGAATTTCCTCAATTGGCAAGAGTGGGGAGAAGACACTGGAAGAAACCTGAGCCTCAGGAAAACCCTCCTCTCCTTTTGTGCAGGTTTAGATGTCATCAGAGAAATGGAAACCACTTGCCATGCGCATCTCTGACCATTGATGTGAGAGAATGGAGGTCTCTAGTAGGGATTGTAGATCCACAGTCCCAGACTCCACCGTTATTCTCAGAGAACTGACAACTCTGTTGACATCAGCTGAATCCGCTGTGCAGTGCCTACACTGACCCATGGCTCAAAAACCATGTCCCACAGCTCTCCCCTGTGTTTTAGCCTGTCCTGTTGGGGGTTAATGGTGAGGTCTTAGGGAATGTCCTGGGCCCCCAAGTGTCTGTGCACTCTCCCAGAGTACTCACTGCCACTGCTGAGAGTGTTGCCCCAGCCGGAGATCAGGCAGGTGGTGCCGGTGGCCACGCAGCTGGTAGGCAGAGGAATGGTTTGGACAGCTTTGttgagctgggctggggtggCCAGCTTGATGAGCATGATGTCATTGTCCAGGGTGTAGGCGCTGTAGCCAGAGTGGCGGATGACTTTAGCAGAGTTGATAAACTGCTGTGTGGATTCGGTGAGTTCCAGGTTGTGTTTCCCGAGCTGCACTTGGATGcgactggaaaagagaaggcacaGCATGTCCTTACTGCCACTGGCAGGTTGAGAGAAACCTCCCTGTCGCTGAGTGCACTCGCTCCACCATCACTGCCACAGAAGCCTTCTGGGGCAGGGGATCTTTCTAGTCCTGCAAGGAGCCCTGGGGATCCACACCGATATCTTAACCCACTCCCAGAACAGGTGGTGGATTTCTGCAGGTTTATAAATGCATGACAGCTGTGGAATACACAGCAGCACTTTATACAAATGTTCTGGGACAAGGCACACTGCTCTAGCCTATCCTcgttcctcttcctcttctccagggaCAATGCTTTAGTGAGATTCATGCAATTGATAAGAAATCACAGCGCAGAACTTGTTGCTTGATTATCCCATTGTTATTTCAGAAAGTGTTTTGctttcacagaaacatttgCAGAAGTGGAAAACACCTCAGGATGCCTCGGCCCAGTTTCCTGAATGATCCGCCTATCCCTTGGCTGTCTCTGATCAGAAGGGAGGCACTTACATATTTCTATCTCATagctcagaattcctgctggaagTGAACTGGAAGACAGAAGTAGGTTTATATATAGAAGGATGTAATTTTTCCACTCACGATTTGTAGCAGTGAGCAGCCGACACCACCCACTGGCTGCTGATGAGGGAACCTCCACAGAAGTGATATCCAGAATTCAGGGACACCTGGTAGGGCACAGAGTTCTTTGCACAGGTGTAGCCTCCCACAATCTTGTCATCGTCATCTTCAGCAAAGGTGGGGAAGGCAACTGGGAGACAAGAAGTGGCATGTGTCAACAGCTGGCCTGAGGTAATCTGCCCTGTAATCTGCCCTGTGGCTGCCTGTCTGAAGCCCCTCACTTGTAGGCTCCCCTTCTGAGGGCACtcagggcagcagtgctgggcagatCTAAGGCACATCCATTTGCTGCACCCTCAAAGGAGGGATCTGACCTGCACTGGTGCCTCACATATCTGCAGCTAAAGCCCTGCTGGCTACTCCCTGAGGCAACAAGGACATAGAAATGCTCTTGTTGGATCTGATCATGGGTGTGTCTTTCCCAGGATCCTGTCTACTGAAACAGCCAAGGGTTGACTGAGGGAAAATGTAGAAACAAGTGTGCAATGATATTATCCTGGAGCACCTATCCAGGGTCCAAAATTTTGCAGTTGCCTTAGGACTTCTGTGGCCAGAAGTATTCCCTGTGCACTCCTTAGTCCTGAAGGAGGAGGCAGCCTTTTGCTGAAGCTATGGCCGCATCTCTATAGCTGGGTCAGGAACCCCCATGAAGGCGCTCATTCCCCAGCTTCTGGCACAGGGCATTACGTACAGACGGAAGATGGAAGTTGCAGGGCTCTGCCTTCAAACTTCTGCTAGTCAAAACTGGACTTGGCTTTCCCCCACTAGGCTACCTTGCAGTTTTGCTCATAAAATCAGCTTCCTATTAaatgacagaaacagaaataaaaaatatactcACCAGCCACCCCAATAAAGGCGAGAAGCAGCAGGCACTTCATGGTCTTGATTCAGCCTCAAGCCCAGACTGGATGACTGGACGTGGGAGCCgctagaaatacatttttggtAATGGTCTTATCTCAAGTCCAAGGTTTTCTCCAGACAAAAATACACAGTGGAAAATTTGAAGATCCAAATGTGGGCATTAACAGGCATTGGTAGAATGTACAAACAACGTACCCGTTAATCATAAACCTCTGCTAAGACAGAGAGctattttaattattctgtAAGGTAGCCCTCAGTCTAAAAATACCTTCTGGCTTTGGAAGATGTGTAGTTGTTGGTCTGTCTCATTCCTATACACAGCACCTGTTGAGAACAACTCTCAAACCTCTCTTGGATTCCTCTGTGCTGATGGTATCTTtcttaaaaatgcatatttttaccCGAAGTTGCATATTGTAGGTAGTGGACAGAAAGatacattgtttttctttggtggggggtggggggaatccagcaaacccagtggttaactttgttaattttattttagcaaatCCCTTTACTTGAAGGGATTGTGTGTTTTTTATCATATGCATCACAGTGTTTTCCTCAATCAAATTCCTCCATCGTAATTTCAAAAGGGAGGATAGAAAAACTATCCTGTGTCCCCCACCACTTCCCAACTTAAACGGTTCAAATGTGGGAATGCTCAGCATCTCCcttttctgatttctctctGCCAGCCTGTATTAAAGTACCTGCCCAAGTACCAAACCATGCTTTTATTCGTCTTTGGAATGTTCTACAGAGACTCATTTCTGCCACACAAGGATTTCAGTATAATGCTGAAGTTTATGAGTGTAATGTAGATGAGCAATAATCCTGTGAACACAAATAGTGAGATCTCTGAAATCCCTCTCTGCAGGAGTGGGGATTTCTGTCATGTCACAAAGCTTACTAAAGCTTAATGTTTTGCTGAATAATCATGTTCATTCTCCAAGCAGCTGCCAACTTCATCATGTTAGCTCCTGAAAGACACAGGGCTCTCTCCAGAGACAGTGAAGAGAAGCCATATGTTTGGAGGTGCTGGAATAGCTTGAGAGACTAAATAGGAATACTGTTCCTACTCTGTTTCTTGATTAAATTTTTGTGGGCCCTGGAGGACTGATACACACAGTGTGACTGTCCAAGTGTTAAATTTCCTTCGTATTGAAGTACAAGTCCAAGGTTGGGGACTCCTCCAACGGGATGCATGAGTTCTGTTGTTCTTTAAACTGGTATTAGTGCACAGCTTTCTTACAAGCATGTTTTatcctgcaaaagaaaaaaggattagAAGCTTCctgtgggaaaggaaaatgtcCATAATAGGACTAAGAGGGTCAAAAATTACCACAGTTGTCCAATGTCATTATAACTAAGTGGAGCAAGAAAAAATTGCCATTTACAATAGTGTTTAGTTTGAAGTTTCTAATTTCATTGTCCAAATGTGCCATTTGCATAGACACTGGCTGTCATTTGATATGCTGTTGTATATTCCATACACCCATTGTAATGTTTTTTGTAGGGTCTTTTAAAGATTACACTCAAGGGTGTACATCTATTGCAAacaattttctcatttcatgCAGTGATGCTGCAGTAGAAAGCTGTGTGTTCCAGGGGCACAGGAAAGTTGAGGGATGGTGACTGAAGGGCAGCTGTGTTAGGTATTATCAATGGATAAGCAATGGCAGCTTGTAGTTCTAGAAATTCGTGTTCCTAGTTCAAATGTTTCAGTCAGCTGTATCAACACTGGACTCAGATTAAGGAAATACAATTGTCCAGGCTGATGCAAGATcctgagaaaaagaaacctggTAAAAACATGGGCTGACAGAGGTAAAGATTCCTAGGCACATAAATCAGAGGGAGTTTCTGAGGTTAGTCCTTTTATACCCTCACTGAGCTTGGTGGCAGAGGTGCATATATTCTCTCTTCCCACCTGTCTCCTTTCTGGGAGAAGCTGGTACATTCTCCAAAGCTTCTTATCCTCCAGCTCTCCACAACTGAACCAAACTGCCGTCACAACCTTTTGCCTTGTTCTCTATGTCTCAATTTCTCTTTAACCAATGGCCACAATGCTTTTCCTCTATTTCTGCCCTTGCCAAAGACATGGATTGTTAGTGTCCTAGAGAGAAAGGATGTAGGACATAACAGGGGTTTATAAAATTATGAGTGGTCTGGGAAGCCTGGGGAGGGACGGATTGCATATTGTCTGTTAGGGAGTAACGTGCAAAACTTGGTGGGCAAAGGACAAGCAAAAGAGCAAGCAAAGGACATGTCCTCCATCTTAAGAAAGCTATGAAGTCCTTTCCACAGGTTCTGTGGATGCAAAACATTTATATGGCCTCAAAAAGAGAAAGGAcacatggaagaaaaatcctTGGAGGGCTGTGAGGTTGAAGGATACCCAATCCAATCTTCCTTGTCGCCAGGAATGGCCTGGTGTTGGAATGTTTCCTGCTACTACAGACCAGCAAGAGACCAAAGATTATTACGTATTTCTCTGGACTCTCACCCTTCTGCCAATGTGTCACCTGTCACCCGGAGGAGGACAGTCAGGGTTGTTTAAGTCCTGCACAAGTTTGGAGAGTTACTCAAATGCATGCCTTCATTTGCTGCAGCATAGAAGGTCTCCTGAGAGAACTTCAGCCCCTTTTGATCATGATGGGAGGACA is a window encoding:
- the LOC120748386 gene encoding immunoglobulin superfamily member 3-like yields the protein MVPCCFLVAVLAPLVVALEQSPDMVIKEGQSVNLECSQKKSSSTAMYWFMRPSGKNSSLTLLASAIERSNAAVEKGFESHFKSSDIKGDSITLTIERAFLNDSGTYYCAEGEHSAAISDFNLHSTEFPLLNSSQPCSR
- the LOC120748387 gene encoding trypsin-like is translated as MVVVEKGSEGREGRGDRKQQKCVTEEEEDVKVDNGIAFPTFAEDDDDKIVGGYTCAKNSVPYQVSLNSGYHFCGGSLISSQWVVSAAHCYKSRIQVQLGKHNLELTESTQQFINSAKVIRHSGYSAYTLDNDIMLIKLATPAQLNKAVQTIPLPTSCVATGTTCLISGWGNTLSSGSNYPDQLQCLKAPVLSAADCSDAYPGQITKNMMCVGFLEGGKDSCQGDSGGPVVCNGQLQGIVSWGIGCAQRGYPGVYTKVCNYVSWIRSTMASN